ATAAAATTCTGGCACATACTGATATTGTCGCTGCCGGCCATACCGACACGATCTACTTCGTCGCTCCTTCCACACCCGGTCGCTATCCTTTTCTCTGCACGTTTCCCGGTCATTGGATGATCATGAATGGAGTGATGGTAGTGACTGAGTAAGTGCCGAGATCGACCTTGCACGGCGGGGAGTTGCATCAGACACCAGTCGGGGGAAGTGGGCAGACGAACTTGAGTGACATCGTTGAGGGCCTATCTCCAGATTTTTGTCGTCGGCAAGCGGCGCTTGACACCCTTCCCCGGGACCCAGAAGATTTGGGAATGGTGGTCGCCAGCATCTCCAGCTTTCGTAACCACTACTCCATGACATCCACTACCCCATGACACCCACTACCAGAGAAACATTGATGAGAAAGAGTTTTGTAGCCGTGATATTGATCGGGCTTCTAGCGAACTGCGGCACAATCACCACCGCCGCCGACGCTGAGGAGGGGTTCACCTCTCTATTCAACGGCGTTGACCTGACAGGATGGGTCAAACGCGGTGGCTCCGCCGAGTATGCAGTTGAGAATGGGACTATCGTCGGAAAGTGCATTCCGAACACGCCCGGTAACACGTTTCTATGTCCGGAACAGGAATATGGAAACTTCGTTTTAAAGCTGCAGTACAAGTTCTTGGAAGCCGGCAACTCCGGAATCCAATTCCGCTCCGCCGCCCGTCCACAAGGTGATGGAGAACGCGTCTTTGGCTATCAGTACGAGATTCGTCCCGGTGGTGACATGACAGGTCGGATCTACGATGAGGGACGTCGCGGCCACCAGCACGGCATCATTTGGCTCGACGCGCATACTCCCCAGGATCGTTTGGACGTTGCTCAGGCGAGCTGTCATGTTGATGAGTGGAATGATGTGGAAATTCAATGCGTTGGACCGTCAATCAAAACTTGGCTCAACGGCAATTTGGTTGTCGATATGTTCGATAGCGAATCAATGAAGGGGTTTTTCGGACTACAGATTCACGCCGGCAAATCAGGCTCCGTCGCTTGGAAGAACATCCGAGTCAAGAATCTAGGTGAGAGCAAGTGGGAATCGTTTTTCGATAAAGATAAGGAGGGCAACTATCAGCTCGCCAATGCCAAGTTCGTACTTCCGGAAGAGTGGTCGTTCACCGACGAGGGCGTCTTGCATGGCGTCCACTCCAAGAGCCAAGGCAAAGATGGACTGGTTATTTCCGATCGGAACTACGACAACTTCATCGCGCGTGTGACCTACCGCATGCATGGTGGCAACAGCGCCTTGTATTTCCGGGCCGAAGAAACCAGTGCCCCGTGGGTGTTACGCGGCTTTCAGAATGAAATTGCTAACAATGGCAAGGACTCCGCGCTCTGGCACACGGCTGGAATTGTCGACGGCAAGACAATCCCCGGTCGTGGCTGGATCGTCCAAAACGATGAGCTGGTCGAGCAGGTCCGCAACAAAGACGATCAGTGGAATACGACGTGCACTGCCGCGTACGGAGATCGTCTCGTCCAGATACTCAATGGATTCTGCACCTCTGATATTGTTGACGAAGATTGCGAGAAAACCGGCAAGCTCGGTCTACAAATGCATGGAGGAACCGACTGCGAAATGTTCTTCAAGAATTTTGAGGTCATGCCGATCACTCCAGACATGATGGAACTCATCGAGCGAAAGTAGGTCGGCTCCATTGCCACCTGGAGATGGACGCCGTCAAGTTCTGAGCCGGCAAGGAGGCCGGCGTTGACGGCATGCTACTAGGACTCTACCGATCGAGGTTCACGCGGTTCGTCCATCGTTCCAAGACCCTGAACGCACTGCTTCGACTCGAAAGACATCAACCATCCGGATTCTTAATCGCGAACGGGGGACTCTGTTTGGTGCCAACTCTAAGAACAGAATCGACAATGAAATTCTCAGCGCCAACTTCTGCATCTGGTGCTTGACCGGAAACACGGCCACCGAAACAGGCTGTCGCAACGAAGTAGATTAGGAGTGCGGCGATCAACCTATCATGAGCAGG
This genomic window from Allorhodopirellula heiligendammensis contains:
- a CDS encoding 3-keto-disaccharide hydrolase; translated protein: MRKSFVAVILIGLLANCGTITTAADAEEGFTSLFNGVDLTGWVKRGGSAEYAVENGTIVGKCIPNTPGNTFLCPEQEYGNFVLKLQYKFLEAGNSGIQFRSAARPQGDGERVFGYQYEIRPGGDMTGRIYDEGRRGHQHGIIWLDAHTPQDRLDVAQASCHVDEWNDVEIQCVGPSIKTWLNGNLVVDMFDSESMKGFFGLQIHAGKSGSVAWKNIRVKNLGESKWESFFDKDKEGNYQLANAKFVLPEEWSFTDEGVLHGVHSKSQGKDGLVISDRNYDNFIARVTYRMHGGNSALYFRAEETSAPWVLRGFQNEIANNGKDSALWHTAGIVDGKTIPGRGWIVQNDELVEQVRNKDDQWNTTCTAAYGDRLVQILNGFCTSDIVDEDCEKTGKLGLQMHGGTDCEMFFKNFEVMPITPDMMELIERK